In Pyrus communis chromosome 1, drPyrComm1.1, whole genome shotgun sequence, the following are encoded in one genomic region:
- the LOC137708267 gene encoding pentatricopeptide repeat-containing protein At5g66500, mitochondrial-like, translated as MAALTRPIRSLRLPAKCYFNGFHTHHLFDETSHRDIYSLNSLLASYTRNGQFSSTWALFCRVHRLKSDLNAYTFTPVLGACRALPRPERGRQVHCLMIKSGSESGTVAKTAVMDMYSKYGFLEDSVRAFEEMEFKDVVTWNALLSSFLRHGLAREAVGVFEAMRKERVEFSEFTMCSLLKACAFSKAFRQGKQVHGMVVVMGRDMVILGTALIDFYSAVGCMSEAMKVFSSLNCRKDDVIFNSLVAGCVRNKKYEEALSIMSAMKPNVIALTSALAACSENSNLWIGKQIHCVAMRHGFISDTQMCNILLDMYAKCGKILNARSLFNGIRNKDVVSWTSMIDAYGSHGNGVEALDLFYKMGEERTGVLPNSVTFLAVLSACGHSGLVEQGGECFNLAIEKHGLGLGPEHYVCFMDMLGRAGQIDEVWCVFDDMVKHGIRPTAAVWSALLNACSLNLDVKRGELAAKHLLQLEPDKPGNYVLISNFYATIGRWDSVDELRSVMETKGLVKEVGSSWVTDSHYHEHATSPYCLRNQD; from the coding sequence ATGGCCGCCCTAACTCGTCCTATACGTTCCCTCCGCCTTCCCGCCAAATGCTATTTCAATGGTTTCCACACCCACCACCTGTTTGATGAAACGTCTCACAGAGATATCTACTCGCTCAACTCCCTGCTCGCCTCTTACACTCGCAACGGACAATTTTCCTCTACATGGGCTCTCTTCTGCCGCGTTCATCGCTTGAAATCCGACCTCAATGCCTACACTTTCACTCCGGTGCTTGGTGCCTGCAGGGCTCTTCCCCGCCCCGAACGTGGCAGGCAAGTCCATTGCCTGATGATCAAAAGTGGTTCCGAGTCAGGAACCGTGGCAAAGACTGCCGTCATGGACATGTACTCCAAATATGGGTTTTTGGAGGACTCTGTCAGAGCCTTTGAGGAGATGGAGTTCAAGGATGTTGTGACTTGGAACGCTTTGCTTTCGAGCTTTTTAAGGCATGGGCTTGCCCGAGAAGCGGTTGGTGTTTTTGAAGCAATGAGGAAGGAAAGAGTGGAGTTCAGCGAGTTCACTATGTGTTCTCTGCTTAAAGCTTGTGCCTTTTCCAAGGCATTTCGACAAGGCAAGCAGGTTCACGGGATGGTGGTTGTGATGGGCCGCGATATGGTGATTTTGGGCACCGCTTTGATTGATTTCTACTCTGCTGTTGGATGTATGAGTGAAGCCATGAAAGTGTTCTCGAGCTTGAATTGTCGAAAGGATGATGTCATCTTCAATTCTCTAGTTGCCGGGTGTGTTCGAAACAAGAAGTACGAAGAGGCATTGTCGATTATGTCCGCCATGAAACCGAATGTAATTGCACTTACTAGCGCTCTTGCTGCTTGCTCAGAGAATTCGAATTTGTGGATTGGGAAGCAGATACACTGCGTGGCAATGCGTCATGGGTTCATATCCGATACCCAAATGTGCAATATTTTGCTGGACATGTATGCAAAGTGTGGGAAAATTTTGAATGCTCGATCTTTGTTCAATGGAATTCGTAATAAAGATGTGGTTTCGTGGACAAGCATGATTGATGCATATGGAAGTCATGGGAATGGGGTTGAAGCTCTTGATCTGTTCTACAAGATGGGGGAAGAAAGAACTGGAGTGTTGCCGAATTCTGTGACTTTTCTTGCTGTTCTCTCAGCTTGTGGGCACTCAGGGCTGGTGGAGCAAGGTGGGGAGTGTTTTAATTTGGCGATAGAGAAGCATGGTCTGGGCCTGGGTCCGGAGCACTATGTCTGCTTCATGGATATGTTAGGCCGTGCCGGTCAGATAGATGAAGTGTGGTGTGTGTTTGATGATATGGTTAAGCATGGCATTAGGCCTACAGCAGCAGTCTGGTCAGCATTGTTGAATGCTTGTAGCCTTAATCTGGATGTTAAAAGGGGTGAGCTTGCTGCTAAGCATCTTCTGCAATTAGAGCCCGATAAGCCCGGGAATTATGTTCTGATATCGAATTTTTATGCAACCATCGGAAGGTGGGATTCTGTAGATGAATTGAGGAGTGTAATGGAGACGAAAGGACTGGTTAAGGAAGTCGGAAGTAGCTGGGTTACTGATTCGCACTACCATGAACATGCCACCAGCCCTTACTGTTTGAGAAATCAAGACTAG
- the LOC137708277 gene encoding probable aquaporin SIP2-1: MGGIGLLASDLVISFMWVWSGVLIKIYVFSFLGFGHGPSGEIIKCALSILNMFFFALLGKVTNGGTYNPLTVLTGAFTGGFRRFLFTIAARIPAQVIGSIAGVRFLIATFPEIGLGPRLNVDIHRGALTEGLLTFAIVTISLGLARKIPGSFFRKTWISSVSKLTLHILGSDLTGGCMSPASVMGWAYARGDHITKEHIMVYWLAPIEATLLAIWTFRVVVPPVQEEKVENKAKSE, translated from the exons ATGGGGGGGATTGGTTTGCTCGCGTCGGATTTGGTAATCTCGTTCATGTGGGTATGGTCGGGCGTCCTGATTAAGATCTACGTGTTTAGCTTTCTGGGGTTTGGCCACGGACCCAGCGGGGAGATTATCAAGTGCGCCCTTTCGATTTTGAACATGTTTTTCTTTGCGTTGCTGGGTAAGGTGACCAACGGTGGCACCTACAATCCTTTGACCGTGTTGACCGGCGCGTTTACCGGGGGTTTCAGGCGCTTTCTTTTCACTATTGCTGCCAGAATCCCTGCTCAG GTTATTGGCTCTATTGCTGGGGTTAGGTTCTTAATTGCGACCTTTCCCGAAATAGGTCTGGGGCCTCGTTTGAACGTTGACATCCATCGAGGTGCTCTTACAGAAGGATTGCTGACGTTTGCGATTGTTACTATCTCGCTTGGACTCGCCAGAAAAATCCCTGGGAGTTTCTTCAGGAAGACGTGGATTTCCAGTGTTTCTAAGTTAACTCTTCATATTCTTGGCTCTGATCTGACTGGTGGTTGCATGAGCCCAGCCTCT GTGATGGGATGGGCTTATGCTCGCGGCGACCATATTACCAAGGAGCATATCATGGTTTACTGGCTTGCCCCGATAGAGGCCACTCTGCTGGCAATATGGACATTTAGGGTTGTCGTTCCACCAGTCCAAGAGGAGAAGGTAGAAAACAAGGCTAAATCAGAATGA